GCTGATGCGAAGATTAATGGAGATATATACGCGCATGTGGTAAGTCTGTGTCTGGGCGCATCCCTTCCGAGTGAACTCGGCGCTCAGTGAGACCGACGTTGGCTTTGCGTTCTGTGGGTAGACGGCCGACGCGCGTCAAGCGGCGCTTCATGATGAACGGCGAGTGCGTTCGCATCTCGAAGCTGTCAGGTACGTCCTCGTCAAGGATCTGTCTTCCGGCGGCTGTGGCAGCAAAGGTCGAGGCTGGGGAGGCGCGATCGTAGCCTTTTCTGGGTTGAACGGGCTTAGAAAAAAGGAGAGGCTAATCTCTGACTTTGACTTAGGAAGGCATACAGTGCAGGAAAGCAGTCCCGACTCTGGGGATGTATGGCCGTCAAATTTAGACTTAGTTGTAGATGGTCCTTGAATACacctatgcatatacgcgtatgcatatatatatatatatatattcttATATTTGTTTTCGTTCTCTCTATAGTCCCACATGAGTGTGTGCTGCCTTGGGACGGTTCTGGCGCTGTTGACGTGCGTAGAGAATGCTGCGCACTGAGATGTATGGACCTCCACGTAATTCTCTAtgcaagtatatatatatatatatatatgtatctatgtatataaaAGCCATACGCGCGGAAaaggctgcatgcgcagggaGCGACCTTCGCTTCCATGAAGAGTGGAAACAGTGGCAGCCACATTTTTCAGGGTTCCGTTTTTCAACTGATGCAACTGCAGGAAGCGCGATGCCGGAGCCCGTACCTGCGGCCGCACTGCGGCAGCCGAATCTCTATCAAGAGTATCTGCGGCAGAAAGCATTGGGGCCACCCATCAAAGTACGCGGTTCTTTCAAAAATGGGGATTCAGCTGAACTTTTTTTGGCGCCTTCACTccgacgggcgcggcgcccgcggcaacCGGCTGCTGTCTTTCGCTAAGGCGTCTGAGAtggacgcggaagacgcgttTTTTCCCTCCGCTTGTCCGCCAGTCTTAGGCCAGTCTAGCATGCATGGCGAGGGGCCCCGCTTGAGGCGGAGTTTGCCATGCAAAGCACGACGCGAGGCTCTGCGTGTGCTGAGTTTAGACTTTCTGAgtcggagggggggggggacgcggGTGTCAGTCTCCCAGCGGAGTGCAGACACCTTTGTTTTGCGTCCTTGTACTTCTTGGCGCCTGAGGTCAGCGTGGGAATTTCGAAGTTTCGACAGCGGGTTCTCGTGTTTCTGCGTGCGTGGTGCAGGCGGCGTATGCGAAGCCGGATCCTCTCAACTTGAGGATtcttcagcgcctcgcgcagcacaTCCGGtgggcgcagggcgcgcccCTTCCGACCGCCGAGAAGCCTCAAGTGCGGCAGCCGGAGCCCATGGCTCTACAGCGGTGAGTCGCGAGACGCCTGCTTCCGCACGCCCCTGAAGGTTTTCCAGTACACGTGATCTCCACGTCTGTAtaggcctctgcggcgcaggagggcCGATGAAGGGACTACGGTACTAACCTAAGCATGAGACGCTGGGCTGCGGGCTCCGCTGTGTCTGCTCCGGTGGCAGTGCAGCGTCTCTGTTTCGCCTCTAGTTTCGCTCGTCTCGGCGtagcgcctccctctcttggGGGattccgcgctcgccgctctgACTGCCCAATTCTCTCCTTGTCCCGTGAGTCATGGAAAGGATGCTGCACGCGTTCTCTGTCGAGGCACCTCCACCGTTAAATGTGTGAACAGCGACGTCTGTATGTATGCGTGTATTAGTATATACAGGCGTAGCGGTGGGCGCCTTGGCTTTTGTATTCTTGTGCCGACGCGCACTCTATCGTTAGTCTCTCTGTTCACGTTTCTAGTTGAAGGAAATATTCCTCTCCTTTGCTACGCGGTGAAAGTCCCCGAACCGCAACTGTCGGCTGAAATTGAAAACCCCATCTGTGGAGCGTGGTCCCAAGTGTTTTCAATCCTCTTCAAGCTCCGGGAAGCGGGGTTTTCCGCTCGTGACGAAAACGAGCGAAGTGGCTGGCTGATCGTGTGTAGCTGCTCACGGGTGCGAGCGTCATCAGCAGAGACCGCCCACATGAGCAGCAGAAATGAATCAAATGCAACGGAGAGGTGGAGCTGGTACATGTATTTAAAGTAAAAGCAGTTCAGACAGTGCGCGACCAGCGATTTCAACAGAGGCGCAGTTTGACGGTCCTGCCAGCTGTGCGGGTGATTTCTGCggtcggcgtctgcctccgagGCGCCCGGAGCCAGGTGTATGATACGAAAGAGAAACGCTGTACGCGTAGCCATCCTGAGCCCTCCAACTCTGGCGAGCGTGCGTCAGTTCAGCAGGGCCGCTGTCGACTCAGACTGCGCCGCCTCACGACGCGCGCAGGTGTATCCGAATTTTGGAAACGTATATGCGTCGCAGTCTGGATTCACCAGAGTCCGCCAAGTCGCGGCAGGCACGtcttcgcgccgcagacgcattAGCGTGCAGAGACGAAAGGTTTGCTCACTCTCACATGGCACTGGGCGCTTGGTGGTTCAACGACACCCGCTCACACACTTGATGGGGTCGGCTGTGAAACAGCCTTCAGTTCTGCTGGCTGGTCGCGTGGTGATCAGCGCTGGTGGGCGGCGGCAAAGTTGCCGCATCGAACTCTGCTTGCTGCCGCTCCGCCTGCGACACGAGTACCATCAGGCGTGCAAAGCGTGTGAAGTCGAGGCCTTCATTTTCGAGCGGAAACCCTTTGTCCTCGACGTCCTGGTGGTTGTCTTgcccgtcgtcgtcgagaCTGATACCCGCATCCTTGttctgcgctggcgctggTTCTTTGTCGCCCTGAAAGGGAGGCAAAAGTCGTTCAcaagcggcgcagaaggtGTCAGACTCGAAACGATTCATTCATTCGTTCTCTACAGAGCAGAAGCGCAGTGTCATCCACACTGCGGAATAGAGCGTTTGCTAGCCTGTGTAAGCGAAAAAGGGCGCCCAGAAATTGAGGCCTGCCGCGGTCCTACAACCGCTCAAGCAGTTATGTTAGTTTGGACTTGCGTGCGGTAATCTGACGGGGGGGGTCGGTAACTCAACGGAGGCAGGCACCACTGCGTGTGCGCCGAATGCGACCGGAGATATACGTGGATGAATCTTGGCAAATGCGCGGCAAAGGGGAGGTTGCCGTCAGGATAGTTTCGAAACAAATTGAGGACAGCACTCACAGGCGTACCCTCGGTGCATGGATTGTGGCGGGTCGGCTCTCTGTTGTGCTAGACGCGACTCCCTCCGCTGCGTGGACAGAGCGACGGGGCCGTTGAGGTCTGAATGTCGTAAACTGGTCAAAAAGCAATGTCagttccgcgtctgcgcacagAGGGCACCACAGTTCAGCTTTTTTCTTGCTGACGTCTTGAATACTTTCGTTCGATCACATGAACTCAGTAGCAGGCTTGCTATCGGCACCgtggcctctgctgcgctcgACTGGCTTGCGAAGCTCGCTCACATGCAACATATCAAGCGTGTCTCGCATAAATGTGGAATAAAAGAATCATCACAGAGATCGGGAAAGATAGAACTGAAAGGACGCGCCCACCGGAGGCCACGAGGGGCGACAGAGACATCTCCTCAGCTGAGGCAGAAAACGGGGACTTCCGAACGCGTCGGCTCGTCAAAGTATTCAAATCACATAGTGGCAGAACGTGTGTGttgagagagccgcgcgtgGCCTGGAACGGTCGATCTAGTTGAAGAACCGTTCCGGTGAAGTCTCGCTATAGACTTCATCTCGAAAAGCCGTAGTGCAGACGGATGCAGTCACGCAAAGTGCTTACCAGACACCTTCTTCTGGTATTTCTCGAGTAAGCACGCCAGACCATCCTTACTAAGGAAGAAACTGCCCTGCGGCGGACACGCGCATGCTCACATGGATGCACTTGCAAGAGGAAAGAGACCCGCTTTTCATCGCCGCTTCACTGACTCCACTGGGGCGGTTAGGTTGTCCGCAagccgcagacagagagccAGACTCGGGAAAGCACCGGGAGAGGCTAGTCGACGTCACTCGCTGTGCTGTCGTCCTTCACCCCTCAGAGCCAACTCTCCTCTCGAAGTCGCGGCTATTCTGTGCCGTCTTCCCTCTCTACCGTATTCTTCTAGACGCTACTAACATTGGACACCGGAGGCGGATGGTGTTGAGGCCAGGGGTGCAAATGACAGCCTTCCCGAGTCTCCACAGCGGCGGTGAAAAGCGCGCCGGTCTCACCGAAACCATAACGCTCCACGAGTCAGAGAACCCTATCTCAGCTAAAGTCGTTTTAGAATATGAATGAGGCTGGTAGAGTGATGCGTGCTTAACTCCTGCGGAGCTGTTTCCACTCAGATTTTCTTCCCTAGAAGACACGTGCTGGCTTACCGTGGTCGACTTCACGAAGGATTCTTTCAGGTCGTCGATCTCGTCACTCGACAGTAACAAGTTCAGCTGGGAGAGCCAGGAAGGCAAAACAGGAGAACCATATTTCGCATGTTGATTAACGACGAAAAGCGTATCAGTCTTTCCCCCCACAGAATGGAACCTatctgcgtcggcgcctaCTAGTTGCTTGGACCTGCGGTAACTTCTTGCTCTGCGTGTTACTCATGCGTTATTAGCCGTCATTGCTGCGTGTCGCAGTCGCGGGAATCCGCCATCTCCGTGGTCATCCCCTTGTCTTCTTTGATTCACGCAGGCTTTTCAGTGATGATTAGTCAGCCGTAGGCTCAAATTATTTGCTCCTTCTGCCGATTTCTGCCGGCGGTCTCCCTGCTGTCCAGTAGATACTCAAAGCGCCCGTATTTGGGGCCAGGGTCAAGGCAGAAGCAGCTAGTTTTTTCGTTGTGGAACTCTGAACAGGTCGTGAGATCTGTGGGAGGCGCGCTGCTGAAAGTGCTGTGTATATAACTTTTTTGGTGGACAGCAGCCTAGGCGTTTTTTCCTGCGAGGCCCGTTTAATCCGTCTGACGGACGTACTGGTGTGTTCTCGATTCTGTGGAGCCTGCGCGCATTTCGGACGTCCGCTAGCGCAGTAGTAAGTACTTGACTCGGATGCAGAAGCTCCAGGGGGGGAAGCGGAACATCTAGTTCTTCCTGGTCAACGCATAGGGTACTCTCGGGTTGTTGAGCGGGCTTCTTCAAGTCTAAAGTCTCTAGTGGATTgtcgcagagagacgcatcCTCCAGACTGCAGTGGGGTCGACTCTCGCAGGTCAACTTGCCGGCGGGGCTGAAGGTGCTGCTATCCGCGAGACACGTGGGCAGGCACTCTCCAGTGTCAGGATTCTCCTCTGGTCCTGGATGGAAATGCGGTGGCCACGTATCCCAGAACTCGCCTGCACCGCATGCAGTTGCGCAAGCGAATCAGCGCGACGATTCATTCAATAACAAGAATGTCTTCCCAGGAAAGTGTGCGAAGGCGTCTTGACTTTCTCTTGGCAGAAGTATGCAAGGCCAAGACCGCATTTCGCTTCGGTCAGACAGTGACGCAGTCGCAGACCGGAGGAGACACTCCTGCTTCCACGTTTTTTTCGAGCGGATTAACGACTTAAAAAAAATAAACTGTCTTGTACCGCCCTCGTTTAGAACCTCCGGGTGCCAGCCCCTGGGGCGCAAAGGCCAGGTGGTCGGCGCAGGAATGTGTATGACGGTCTGTCTGTGTGATCTCCAGGTGAAAGGCGAGTCTGTCGCCGAGATGCTTCCGCATCTGTTGCCAATTTGTTACGAGCCATGTTTacgcggaagaaaagaaTGGAGGTTCTTACCGGTGATCATGAAATCATCTACCCATTCGCCTACGCGAACTCGACgggatgcatgcatgtacatTCCTCTCCCCTCCTGGCAAGCAGAAAGAAAGTGAATTCATCCGTACAGGTTGTTTAGACATTTATTTCGCTACCAGAGGCAGCACGCGGAACGCGCGGCCGGCCATTCCTTCGACACGTGACCCATGAATTTTTTAGTGAAGCATATTGCCTGGTTTCCTCTGTACCTTCTTGTCGTTGACGGAAGTCCCTGCGAAAACGTCGCCGTTCACGCTGTAAGGCCGTATGAGCACACGCGGGAAAGTACGGTACGTCCCTATATATGCACGTGGCGAGGTAAGAATGCGAGTCAGCTGGGGCGCATTACGATGCAGGTGAATGCAAAATCGCAGGTTCTTTGCCAGCCGGGAAGGCGAGGGCTCCCGATGCATAGTCCCAGAGGAAACACGGAACACATGGCATTGACCACGTGGGTACATGAATGTAAATTTGTTTAACATGTATAGAACGTCTAGCGGCGTAGGATGTCTTACAGAGGTAAGCTACCGTCACCGGAGGAGGATGGGAGTCACAGTGAATTTTTCAGAAAGCGACTCTGATGAACACCGTCAATAGGTGCACATAGTTTAACAAAGCAGGGGGGCGCGGTATTCCGCCCTCGAGatgccgacggcgagggaagCGTGCCCTGCTCTGTGCTGGGGATATCCGACGTGATAGGTTTGTGCGATGCTCAGGCTCCAAAAACACTAAATTGTGACGGCATTTTCTTCGTATTCGTAATCAGCAAACGAAGACTTCGTCGCGGGCTCTTCGTGCTTACAGTTTCAGGGTGCCTTGTCCGCACTTCCGACCATTTCGCCAGCTTCCTGTATACACATTACCGGCTGAGTCCACTTCTTCGCCCCACCCATGCTTCTTGCCTGCTCTCCAGGTTCCCCTGTACCTGTTGTTAGAGTAAGCGTATGACCGTGTTGAGAACAAAATGTTTTTCCCATCTGCTTTCATAAGCAAACAGCATCCAGGCATGCAATCTGCGTCGCAAGCTTGTCGAACGGGTCTGAATATAAGTAACGCCACCAGTGAAAACTTCCCAGCCTCACCCCTCGATGTTTGAGCATGGCCGTCGTTCAGCGTCATTAGATCAGAGAATCAGTGGTATCAACGTGGCGACTTTCTGCGTCATCTGGTGACTCCTGTATATAGTTGCAAGGCTTACCAAGACAGATCCTGGTGAGATGCCTGAAAAACATACCTCCCACCGTTTGCCGTGagcgcttctccttcgccccaTGGCTTGTCTCTTTGCCATTGGCCGCAGTACGTTCTCTGGTATCTACGATCCAAACTCAAAGGCGTAGAGCACCTTGAAGGCATCTAGTAATGGAACAGTGTGTGCAAGAGATGGTTCATGGCCAGGTAAAGGGGCGTCTTTGAACGCGAATATCGTAGGCTGGCTGGCCAGTAAGAAGTGCATCAACCCTCGTCTGTCTATCGAGATGAACTGATTGGCGCAGCGTCCGACACCGCACTCATAGGCTCACAAGTCAGATCCGGGGATTCGTTCCCACAATGTCCCGTGTCCATGTTTCCGGTCGTCGTACCAGTAGCCCTGCACAGCAGCAAGCTAATCGAGCGGGTGGCAGTCGGTAGTCGCTAGGCTGGTCGACCTACCAGGCTTTTGACAGAATCTTTCCTTGGAAGATTGCTACTTCTCTCACATTTTTTACGGAAACGCTGACACGCTGCTAACGGGCATTCACACCTTGCTAGTGCGTTAATAGTGAGACGCGACTCTACGGCTTCAACAGTGCAGGAAATTGTCGTGCCATGTAATAAGACGAACGACCACGCAACCGCACGGTTCCTGTCCACGGCATGCCCATTCTAGACGCACCTATACGTGAATGGCCTCAAGTGTTCCCTCAGGTACGAAATCATGGGGCGGCTAAGCGCCCTCCACGCCTGGGGAAGGCGGTATGTACCTCATATGTGCTCCAGTCGCTACACGTCTGCAGTCCGAATCCATGTCTTTTGTTGTCCTTCCAGTCCCCGCGATAACACCTGGACGTCAGAGAATCAGAAAGACCGAGTAAAATACTATATCGCAGAAATTTTCACAATGCCGCCACGCCGCATCCCGCTGATCACAATCGCGCATTGTTATTCCTGCCGTGGAAGGCGGTTTGGCAGATGTTGGCTCTTCCTGGTCGCCGGCGAGACGGACAATTAATCTGCGTTTATGATCATTCCCCTTCGGTAGGTATATAGGATGGTTGTGATGGTGACGTTCCCATGCGCCTATACTAGTGGTACATGCGAGATAGTGCAGAAACAGGAAATGATGGATATATCATTTCTCGATTTGCTCTGTGTTTTTCGCTCTCCCTCGAGCAGGCAGCATTAAAACGCAACAGCTCCTCTCAATGAAGTAGTCTCTTCGCTCTGAATTCTTGGGGAATGCAGCTGCCACGACACTCAGTCACAGGAGATTTTCTAAATGGCAGGCCGTTGCTCCGGATGCACATCCGCATAGCTCTCAGTACCTTTCCGCCTTCTTTGCAGGCGTCAGATGCAACACTTCACCTTGTCCTGGAGCCGTTTTGATCTGGGTGTCCTGTAGGGCCATTGCAAGGTGAAATGTACCTGTGGGATGaggtgcgtgtgtgtgtttcgTCCTCTCTTAGGACGTAGCGCGATGTCCCCAGAAAGAGCGAGTTTGTGCGTGTTATTCCTGTGGCTAGTTACCGCTGCAGGCTAAGCCTGGCATTGGCAAGAACCCCAGGCGACATGCAGAGGGTTACTGCAAGTGAGCGTCATTCCACACATGCTGAAATGGTAGACCCAATCCCCGCGCACAGAAAGTGCCGTCGCGTACCGCCTGCTCCCTGCGCGTGCAGGTTGTCCCTGCGATCGTTTCTGTGTAAGACATCTAGAATACGTCAAAACGAAATGGCGCGGTAACTGCGAGTACCCTACGTGGAACATCCACTACTATCCATTCTTAACCCCCCGGCAAGACGAACCTGTATCTCATCGCCTTTGATCGGCCAGTACACCCGTGCTCTTGGCCCATTTTTAAGACTCTTCTGTTCATTGCTGGCCACAGCAAGAGCAGTCCGTCACGGTATCTGGTACAGGAGCACCCTCGGCGTAAAATCGCTCTCCAGGTTGCACGCACTGCAACTTCGCTTAGCATGTAACAGTTGTCGTTCAACCCGAGTTGATTCAGGCGCGGGGAAAAACGCATCACGACTGGAAGGACGGTTACAGCACTGTAGGGGATAGCGTTGAGAGCTGCTTATGCGCTTGACCGCAGCTGCCTTCCTCCTTGAAAaccagcgcagcagccgtgTGACACCTTGAAGGACCACGCCTCGAGCAGAACTGACGAAGGTTCGTGGTAGCTTACACCCTCCAAAGCCGTACTGTCTGGTTTGGTCTTGCAGTCCCTGGAAACTGAGTACAGTAGACAAGATTCATTATCGTGAGCAATGATGCTTCGTGGTGCCTTGTGGGAATCGTGCCAGTCCCTCTTTCTACCACCGCTGCGATCTACGGACAGCTCTCAGTACACGCTGGGGGCTGTTATTTACTTCTATCTAATGAGTAAGCACGGCCAAGTACGCACTCGGGAGGCATCAAGACAATCATACCCGGCCATAGTTTGAGCAGAATAATCTGTTGACCTCTCCGGACGCGTTCATGACTGAGGCTTTTCTTTGTGGCAGCATGGCAGACCTTCCACCCACGGAGCCTCACTAACTGATGAGGTTGTTAGCTTGTGTCTGTCCAAGGCATCGTCAAACGGAGTAACCATCCTTTAGAGGCATCACCAGTGGCAGTGCTAACAAAACGAGTACCAATACCGTGTGCGTCTTGTGCTATATCCACCTGGTGGGGCCCCATCCACTTTGGCGTGCAACGACGAGGGCTGGGTCTAGCGCACGCCTTCGTCAATAGCACATAGAAATTCCGTTCGATCATCATCGTTGCCAAGAGCGTTTGTGTTTAACTCGTACACTGTAATTGAATCATCTGAGAGTGAGAGGCCTAAACTCATTTAGGCGTAAGGCACCGCCCGCCGCTTATTTCAGTGTTTACCCACAACGGCAAGGACTAATTTCCCCGCATGATGGATTATTCGAGTCGTGCAGTAGTTGAACCTCTAAGAGAGGAAAGCCGCATTAGGAAATGCACGTTCATTGCCACTGGGGCATCCACCGGTGGGATGTGAGGGCTCACAGCCCACTGAATCATGTAAGTTGTTTGATGGTGTTCAGCAGTCTGTCGTTCCACGAGCTTGTACCAGCAGGTGAGTACGCGTGCGACGACACCGCGACACGCTCGTCTCCCTCAAAATTTCGCTCCGCTCTTCTTGCCATTCCACTGCGCCATGCGCGGCTGTCCACACCGCCCTCCCCAAATGCACTTGCAAATGATCGTTTCGCAGCAAGTAGTCCACTAAACTGGATACCTCTCGCATCTATAACCAACCGTGCAGTCTGCAGCTTCGCTCCAGACTGCACAGTTGCAAAGCTTTTCGTGTCAGGCGAACACCAATCCACAAAAGCTGGCGTACCATTTCTTCCTTTCTTCACGCTCTTCCGAGGTCGAAGCGAGTGTAGCCACGAGCAGTCTCTCTACCCTCGGTCAACAGGAGAACCCGCAGACGTCTTGGCTTCCCTTATTTGGCAGTGTCAACTAACACTGGAACCCACGCCACTCAGCGTCTTATTCAACGTCTTGCGAGCCACTCAATGTGCCGTAGGCGTTCATCTGCTCTCGCGGCTtcacatgcacatgcatacacacgcTAGCTTCCATGGGGACGGCAGGTAGTCGGTCGTAGGCCCCGGCGCCTATCTCCTTGAAACTCCGACGCACATGTACTGTACTCAAAGCCTTTGAAACGCATTTCATTCTGCGTGCCTCCGTTCGTGAAAACTCCAAGTTTTTAGAGCGGCGCACGAATCATTGATTCTAGCACGGAGTAGAGTTACCGCATCGATGCGGGTAACACGCAGATGAGTCACAGAATTCAAGCATGCTGCAGCTGGTCAAATGCTAAGCTACATGGTAGACTCTTACGAAAAAGAGCCAGCCGTCACAGGACTCGATGAGTTTTAGCTCCATAACAGCCACCACCAGTGCTGCAAAAACTTTGTCGACAACACGGGCAACTTTTTCGGTTCACCATGCCATACTACACCAGGCAAACATCCGTGTACGGCAGATGCGCAGCGGCACATCATATCTGGCCGCTGCACAAACTACGCAGTTGCCTGGCTCCACAACGCCCTTGCACCGAGCTACCCAGGACGGCACTCATCCACCAAAATCGTGTGATACGCTGCAAACAGCCCTAGAAAAAActaggggggggggggagcagACGGCATGACACGTGGAGTATCTCCTGCTGCGAAGTACGGTGAAGGGCTCCCCCATGCCGCAGAAATCGGATGGCCGGTTGGCATAATGAAGGGGGAACGGGGAGGAGAATAAGGAGGCGGAGGGTCAGTGATGACGCGCagagcagctgccgcagcggcgccgaacTCACGGCCACGATCAAATCTGTTTCTCAGATGAAGCCCGAGGGCGTCCACAAACGATGGACGCCTTTTTCGAAACACCCACAAGACCGCCAGAAGCGCTAGAGCAGCCCCTCCCGTCCGCATAAGCCATGATGCTGACTTGTTTTTTGTCTTCAGTGGCACTGCACTTCGCCGGCCCTTCACTACCACCACCTTCTGGTATGGCTTGGGTTCATACTTTGGCTCGCTCTCTGGAGAAGCCTCTGCACCCCCTGGTGCGGTGGATACTGCATGAACAACCGCCTCCTCCAATGCACTAAAATCTAGCACGACATGTTGTAGAAGAGCGAGCACAGGTGCGAatttctcctcctctgccgtcGACAGGGCGGCCACTAAAGACAGGATATGCATGAGTGCTCGTCTTACCACGGGAAGGTGTGTCTGCATGAGTTCGTTGAGACCTTCTAGGTCGCTACGGTAGAAAGCGTCCGCGACAACCGCAGTAAAAAGCCTCAAAGCATAGAGCACAATTTCTGCGCATTTGAGGAGGTTGCGCGGATCGCCGGTCATTCGTTCAATTTGCGGAAGGGCCATAGTTGCACGGGCGGCCTCACCGTGGAGAGGCCCACGCACTGAAAAATCTGCAGGCATGTATTTCTGAACAAAGCCCACCACAACCGGGTGTACCCGAGTGTGCGAAAGAACCACTAGCACCGAGCGATGTGACCGGTGACTGAGGCCGTCCAACACAGAAGATAACCGTTCCCCCACAGAGCTGACCTTCACAATCAATTTGTGGGAAGCAGGTCCGGTATTCATTCCTGTGGCAGCACTCCCTTGGTGCCCCTCTCTCTCAAGTCGAACGACACTCTGGGCCAAAGCCGGGCCCATCAAAGAGGCAGCTCCCAATACAGCCGTTAAACACGCCCGTTGCAACCGATGACTGGCGGGCAGTCGCCGTAAACGGCATCGCCGAGTCGCCCAGTACATTTCTAGGCCCTATTACGGAAATTCTCAAACTCTCAGCATACACGAGATACAAGTTCCGACCGCACTTTTCGACCGGTTTGGGAAATAATTGCTCTCATCTACCTGTGCAAACTGACTGCCAGCTGCCGTTATGTCCCCTCGAGGAATGGTCGCAACaaagagacgccgcgcaccGTTCTCACATACCCGAGACGCGTTGAACTCGCAACCTTCGGGGGGCGCGGAGGTGGAGTGTCAAGCTCTCGGCCGGTCTTCCGATGTCTCAAGATTCGCTAGAGCACCCGCCTCCGGCGCAAGCGTGAAATTTTCGCGTGGTGGTTGCGTCCTTTGAaactcctcctctgcgtctcacTGCGGCGCAACCAGTTTTGGCTTTCCCATTCATTCCAGCCAACACTAGTTAGCACATGCATGGCGAGGTGAACCGTTTAGTTGAAACACACCTCACAGATCACAGGATTCAACAGAAATACAGCCGGGCCCCGGGCTAAGAGCGCCCCGTACTTCTCGGTAGTGGACCGGAAGAAGAAGTCATCATAGAAGAGCAAGGAGAGGCTCA
The Besnoitia besnoiti strain Bb-Ger1 chromosome VIII, whole genome shotgun sequence genome window above contains:
- a CDS encoding hypothetical protein (encoded by transcript BESB_082540), coding for MITGEFWDTWPPHFHPGPEENPDTGECLPTCLADSSTFSPAGKLTCESRPHCSLEDASLCDNPLETLDLKKPAQQPESTLCVDQEELDVPLPPLELLHPSQVLTTALADVRNARRLHRIENTPLNLLLSSDEIDDLKESFVKSTTGSFFLSKDGLACLLEKYQKKVSDAELTLLFDQFTTFRPQRPRRSVHAAEGVASSTTESRPATIHAPRGDKEPAPAQNKDAGISLDDDGQDNHQDVEDKGFPLENEGLDFTRFARLMVLVSQAERQQAEFDAATLPPPTSADHHATSQQN
- a CDS encoding hypothetical protein (encoded by transcript BESB_082550), translating into MTGDPRNLLKCAEIVLYALRLFTAVVADAFYRSDLEGLNELMQTHLPVVRRALMHILSLVAALSTAEEEKFAPVLALLQHVVLDFSALEEAVVHAVSTAPGGAEASPESEPKYEPKPYQKVVVVKGRRSAVPLKTKNKSASWLMRTGGAALALLAVLWVFRKRRPSFVDALGLHLRNRFDRGREFGAAAAAALRVITDPPPPYSPPRSPFIMPTGHPISAAWGSPSPYFAAGDTPRVMPSAPPPP